Part of the Vanacampus margaritifer isolate UIUO_Vmar chromosome 12, RoL_Vmar_1.0, whole genome shotgun sequence genome, TTACATTTAGAGGCTTCACTGTATTACATTAAACTAAAAACATCATGTATCAGtaatttatttgactttttatttgttcTCGGTGCAGGATCGGCGTTACGCGGACCTGACTAAGGAGCAGCTTCCCACCTGTGAGAGCCTTAAAGACACAATCGCACGCGCGTTGCCATTCTGGAACGACGAGATCGCCCCGCAGATCAAACAGGGGAAACGAGTGCTCATCGCCGCGCACGGAAACAGCTTGAGGGGCATCGTGAAGCACCTGGAAGGTGAGTAAACCTGTACAGTGCTGCTTTGTCCTACGAATAAATTAGGACATGTCGCTGGgttgattttcctttttaatttagGTGATGGCTGGCAGCAAACTTTACAACAATCAGCTAATTgtgaaaaattataaaaaaaaaaagcttcaagtTTTTTCCTGCCACTCCAAGATGGCTACAAAGCAGAAAACAAAAAGGACAGCACGTGTATTTAACCAACTCGCGTAACTTACGAaagtctgttagcttaatgctaacacataatacaAAATGCCATTAGCAGGTTAGCATAACTAGCATCAATGTCACAGAAGTTATAAACACAGATATGAAGATTAGAAACGCCACCGCGGCGTATCATCCCAGCTAACTGACGTGCCTGattggcggccatgttgggagGGTCAACGTTCCCACAAAAGGCAAtgcattgacattgaaattAAGTCATAACCTGATTATTTCTCAACTGGTTTTCATGAggtttacttattttttaatgtcaaagTGTGTGCTAGCAATacataacatttgaaaataaagccCAATTTTCTGTTTGTTATTCCCATTCCccttattattgtaattgtacgATGTGCACAAAAGGAATGTGCCTTTGTCCCTTCTCATGTAGTCATGTAGCTCAAAAGGCATAAGTTGTATCTGCCTATGTTCACATCTATGGTTATGTCAAACAAACAATGCAACATCACATGGAGGCAGCCACTATATCAGTActcatattctttatcctctgcgaagaacagCGCTATTACTGCAGCCTAGTGAGCTAAGAAGAAGTCTTCTTTCTGACAGATTTTTATTATACTGCACCCAAGTGGCCAAAAATATCAATCGATTGCTTTGCAGGAATGTCCGACGCGGCCATCATGGAACTCAACCTGCCCACCGGCATTCCCATCCTGTACGAGTTGGACAAGAACCTGAAGCCCGTGAAGCCCATGCAGTTCCTGGGAGACGAGGAGACTGTACGCAAAGCCATGGAGGCCGTTGCTGCTCAAGGCAAGGCTAAGAAGTAAAACACCTGGAACACATACAAAAGATCTGTCTAATGTCGCTAATCATTATGTGTCTCGTTGGAACACTGTAACTTGCCTGTGCTGGGGAATTAATTAAATGCAAGGGTGTTAAGTCTGTAAATAAAAGGCctattaatataaaaacattcaaataaagtATTATTGGACTAGTGTTTATCTGTGCAcgtcattatttaattaatgattaaatattaGATGTTTGAACCTCATACAATTGCACTGTTTGTGTTTTATGATTTAATCCATAAATGATGTTTGTATGGATTTTGATTCTAACATTGACAATATAATGAGAAAATCACAATGCAAAATGTGTCATATGATATGTGAGTATAAATTGAGAATGGATGTTTCTGtctaaaaaaatacagaaattgaaAAATGGTCAACAAAGGCCAAATGCTTTTTTggtctcttattttttttcaataggtgtATTTATCCATGACaataatattcataaaaagAAGTTGATAACTAGCATACTCTGCTTCAGAACTTTAAATGGCCcctgaatggaaaaaaagtttgacaccCCAACTGTCTTTTAATGTGCCTCATGTCATTCAATGTTGTTAATTGTGTTATTGTTGCGTCTGGAATGTTGTCCCATGGTGAATATGAATCATGTGTTGCTATTAACCCTGTACTGGTTGCCAAATCCATGATCAAATAATCCAATTTTTCCAGTTACATTTTGGATTTAGGAACCACTTGTCTACCAAGTATTGTCATTCCTTCATGTGTAATGTGgctgaaagtgaaagtaaaaatgtCGCACTTCTCTGTCTTCCTTTTGgttctttattctttatttattttcttttattcattcattaaaagatCTAAGTGGTTATTTGGGAAGAATggcaaaaatagtttgaaagaTTAATAAGGttcatatacatatactgtaaatcaaaGTTACTCCAGTCTAAGATtgaacaatgaaacaaaagatggtcaaataaaataaaagaagcaaaaatctttaaaaaaaaaacggaatataAAATCTCTATTACCTATTGCTCTTAAATTGAATGTCTACGTCACTCAAGGTCCATGTTACCTGACACTACGTAaaactgaattttgaaaaagaaaaaaaagaagaataagaaaatcaatatttaatgtAGCGGCGGTGTTATTATCTGCAGCTCGGGAAATAGGGGCATTACAAAGGGTTAGACGATGGACAGTTGTGTTTAAAGATAAAAACACAACTGTCCATCGTCAAACCGTGGAGACAAAAATCTGAcctaaaaaacaagaaaacgtaAATGACAACTATGAAATTGCAGTACACGTTATTTACCTGCAGGGTGGAGCATTGTGTTGCCAGGCTTGTTTTCTGCTATTATTACGTCAGCACACGAAGAATGAACGCAAGgccgaggaagaagaggaaaacaCAAAAGAAGACTACAAGGCCCATAATGCAATGCGTGCAAAGTAGCCACTGGACGACTTCGGGCGGGACAACAGTATCTCCGCGTCTGCAGCCGTTGCCACATGACAATAACGAAGCACTAATTTTACTTTaccctgaaaatgaaaaatggagcGGAGAATAAGAGAGATATTCGGTGAGTAAGCGTGCAGACTTCTGAAAATTGCCAATGTAACGAGCTCGTGATCACCTTCACTGTTTGAAGCTTAAGCTAGCTTCAAAGAATACTTCCTCGTTGGTTGGTTCGTTACAATTACGCACTTGTTTCTTCTTTGGGGTGTGTAGCGAATTTGATTAAACAAAACGTCCTTTAAGCACGACAGTGAAGTGTGAAGTTCAAGTCGAAGGTTCGCAATTTGCTAGGTTACGTGCTTGTGcgttatttatattttagaacGCCAAATATCTGTTGAGGATTATTTAACGAACGCTCCAATTCCAAACATTTGCTGATGTACGGCGTTTGTTGTCGTTTCACGCTGTGATTGGCTAATGTAGGGCAGTAGCAACATGGCGTCTTGTGacgttcaatcaatcaatcaatcaactttatttgtatagcacatttaaAAGATCCACAGGGGAAGCCAATGTGCTGTAcgtaaaaaaacatattaaaataaagtaatacaAACCAGTTAATGTCAATTTGTAAATATACCAGATAAGTTAATGTATGTTGAAGGCCAGAGAAAAACAGTGTGCTTTTAGACGTTCatattatttgcattttacatttttccgtcctttgttttttttttgctgataaactcaCACTTTTGCAGTTTGGGTGTCCATTCCAAAGCAATAAAGATTCAACCATCGACTCTTATGTGATTTCCACATCGCTTACCAGAACAGGccccaccacacacactcaaagtcacatatactactagggctgggtttaaaatattgttgttcaaatgtgcccttcTGTTATTCATGTAGTATGAGAGCATGAGCTGCTCCGAGCTGCTGATCGCTTTGTAACTTTAAAAATGGTCTGCGCTTTAATCCAAGCGGGTCTCCCTCTTGAAAAATACACAAGAAATGAGCTTAATTATagctcaaaatttttttttatttttttttctctaatcaCACCTTTTCAGTGACGGCGGATGGACAGCTCCCTTACAATGGCGACCTCCTGTGTATCTACTGTTTTGTTATCTTTCCTACTTTTTGGTAACATCAACTGTTTTATGTTTGCAGGACACTTAAGAATATGGAATACTGTTCCCCGAGGAGTAAAGGTGGGTCAAAGAAATACACCTATTGCTTTTTCTTTATTGccatacacaaatatatttttttataaattgcaAATATACCTGGAGGATTCCCCAGTTCTCACATggtaaaaaaggaaaacataagGGAAAGGGAGGAGCACAGTATAgatttgagggggaaaaactCGGCATCAGCAACATAAATACACAACAGAATAGTCACTTAATGTTTTATCTTCTTCTAGAAACTCCAATGAAACCCTCTCAGATCACCAACTGCCTCGTAGCGCCACCCAGGAGAATGTTGCCGTTCCGCAGCCCCGACCTGTGCCAGCGCTACGGCCTGACTTCGCCGTGCCAGCTGTCCTATCATCTGACGCCAGTTCGCGCGTCAGAGTCGCACCGTCCGGACCATGCAAATCATCTGTCGGGGTCGCAGCTGAGCCCTATGCTGCAACCCCGACTTCCAGTCACTGCGTCCACTGTTGCCAAGACGCACGAGAGGTCACCAAGTATTTCCCACGATAAATCTCCCCATCCCAAGAAAGATTTAAGCACCCACTCTCGCTCAGCTCACATCAGGAGAGAGCATAAGTCCATGGCGGCGTCCGATTCTGGAAAAAGTGGGACAGTTCAAAGACTACACTCAACAAAGGTACATCAAATCATGAAATAACTGAGAGGTGTAGTTCTATCATTTTGTTACAAAAATGCCTCCTTTGTTCTTTCAGGAACGTTTGTCAACACCTTTAAGTGGAAAATCCATTCCAGGTAATACTTCAGATTTCAGTAGTTGGTAAAagccacaaatgtcaaaaaacaacTTGCACTAATAACCCAGGATAAATTTAGCAAATCTAAAAAGCTTGTCTCTTGgtcaaaattattattgatatactgtatattacttTAACATGCTTCCTTAACACCATTTAGTTACTAATTTACTATTAGCCAAGGATTTGGTGCCATCTTATGACATTTTTTAGCATTTCAGAAAGAGCACAAGAAACGCAAATAGGTACGTTTTTCGATGAATAGCAGGGCCTACTATTGATATAAAACATGCGTTGCATTGTTCTTAGAGGGTTAATTACGGCCTATTAACTTTATCATCGGTTTTGCAATATTTGTTGCACTCTTTTAaattgagatgttttttttattcatctgatTCAATAATTGCGTTTTTGtttcataaatataaatattattattattataaatattcatAATGAGTGCATTAAAAGTAATGCATGTGCTTAaagatatatatttaattaattataaagtaatgaattataataatacataaaacaaattgtaattaatgatttcatcttgttgttgttttttttacctaatcTATAAATAACCATCCATGCCatccatttggaaaaaaatctcactcactgtattaactctttgactgccaaaaacgttaaatagtgtttagtaaaatcctatattggagtgccaaagacgttaaaatacgttttttcaaaacaggtgaaactaaccattttctattgttgattactgaaaaacggaataaggtagaaacaaactttttttatgatgaaagatgagtccaatctttcatttggtagtatgtgtgtttccatagtccaaacacatcattttctggggaccttgaaagatcagtcaaaaatgcttaaatcggctggcacccaaggcatcccttttctgaaaacgtctggcagtcaaagagttaagagacaAGATATTTTATGCCACCTTTATAGTAAAAGAGACGTGCAATTTTATTTGTTCTCAGCCGTGAGCTTGGAACGCCCCTTGCAGAAGCGACGCAGGGAGAGCGAGGACAGCGACGCCAGCGTCAAGAAGTCTTGCGTCCGAGTGGAGCCTCCAAAGCCGCCGCCAAAGAGTCCTCCTAGGACGTCCCCCGGTGTCACTGAGGAAACCGAAACTCCAAATGAACGATCTACTTGCTTGCATTCGTTGCCCAAATCCAAGCCAGTCCAGTCACCCTGCACGCCATCCAAACCTTCTGTgaccccaaaaacttttttagGGGCAAGGCAGCTCCAAATATATTCCACTCACGGTAACATCATCCAATTGGGATTCCTTTGCAACAACAACGGAGATGTTTTCAAGAAAGCAAGCGAGAGATGTGACAAAAGCGAAAAAGTAAAGGCGGAAGTCCCGCCGAACAACATAATAAATGCACCTCACTTAAGCCCTCCTCGGCAGCCCCAACACATTTCTTCAGAGTCCCCGGTCAGGACTTTGAAACGCAAGTCTCGCAACGTTCCTTGTAAATCACCCTCCAAGAGCAATCGCTCTCTAAGCACTCCGCCGGCAAAACGGAACAAACTGCACCACCGGAGAAGGACTGTTCCCAACGACTATGACGAATTGTTCACCCCAGATGTTATCCTCAGCCCTGTGCACAATGCTAACAAGACCAAAACAGGCGAGACGGAGGAGGAGACGGAGAAAAAAACACCAGGATGTAGCTCCGCCATCAAAAGTTCTGAGAACTCTTTCAGTAAGGGTGAAAACTCTGGATCGACTTGCTCTATAAAATTCCCCATCTCATCAAAACGTTTGAACATTTCCTCGCCCTATGTGTCGTTAGTAAGGCTGGATATTAAAGATATTGAGTCCTTTTACTCCACAGGGGGCAAATCCCAAAACTGGGCTGATTTTTCATCACGCGGGCACCGGACGCATGACGGCCTTAAACATGACGAAGAGAACAAAGCCAGGAAATGTTCTTCATCCCGTCGGTCCCGCTCTCCTCCCGTCAAGAGCCGCGAAGGGCAAAGACCACACACGGATGAAGCGGAATCTGTGGATGAGGACCTGGACCTGAGCCTGGGTATCGCTTTTGATCTGGAATCAAGCCAGACATCCAAAAGCAGCGAGGAGGAGCAGCTGCTGTCTTTGAAGGAGATCATGAATCACTTTCCCACGATTCCGGCGACGCCGGACAAGGATGCCGCCCTGTCAGAGCCGAGCACACCCGGAGGTCCCAGCCAGGCCTTGAAAGCTGTAAGagcgttattttttttacgagcaCATTTCTTTGGACTCACAAGTGCCCTGGCCCAACTTATTTGaggttcatttttcttttctttgtttggTGTTTATAGTCAAAATTTAgattagggctgaacaatttttaaaaagcaatctaattgcgatttttttccccccaatttttcCCTCAATGTGATTGTAATTGAATATGATGTGAATAATTAGTATGTACTTTTTAAAGGTGAAGTTAAAATTGTTAGAATACGTTGAATGCGCCCCCacttagtgttaatttcgtcaacgaaaactaaacaaaaatattttcgtcaacacacactTTTCACCAGACGAAGACTAGACTAAaatcctcattaataaacaataactgggactaaatttGTATGCATTTTCGTGGAGTAATGAagatgtacttcacttaataaaatctggactaaaatctatggacattttaattaatgaacaaaaacgagTTGAAGATTATATGATTTTGTTAAATCTTGCTAATCTGTCGCTGTGACTCACCCCCTCTCAAATCTGCAGCAAGCGAGTggaacatgcacaaacacatggattcacagtgaaagggaaaaaaataaataaataaaaaagtaaattatagttataatgtaacattaatccaacagctataacgttccaacaataatgccGCTAGGTAATTttctagctcatagcatggagccatagtagccactttcTGATATACTGGAATTGagtcaaattgtttttcatcaaaaagatgagagaaaattttatgtgaaacaaTTTTTggtctgaaatgttcaacattatctgctgacaaaaaacatacaagggtaaaatgattgtccttagtaaaactagactaaaaagtttagtttttgttaactaaaactagacaaataaaattgttttctttatagtcgactaaataaaaacgggatgaggtcgACGAAACTGTTAAAATCTAACAAGCATGACTGAAaccggactaaaactgagacgaaatttaaaaatggcaaataaaatgaacactacaccactaatctaaacacggcattctgattattatttggTTTGTGGAGGACAAAGCAGGTCgttactgtgatgtcattttcagtcagcagcaaatggcaaaatggccgctccctgagatggatacaaatgggtggattttgctgctcctTAAATTACATTCCCCAATTGCAATAGTAATAAGAATGccacaaactctgaatatcgaccaatggtctaacctcctcataaatcacattttaatggaaaaaatatctgcctcaaataaaaaccaaatatcaaaatttatagaaacatggtctacgtatatagaattttttaacctaattctggttacttaattctgtctgttagcgagagccactacatcgtgataacttatattgatgtttctgcatttggcaatttattattatattatattattagtatgggattttttttaatgggctttaggtgaactgatgaatacatacacgcacgcacgcacacacacacacacacacatacatactcacccacatacaaaaaaatatatatatatgtgtgtgtgtgtatatgtatatatatttaaaaaaaacatttattaaatttttttaatttatttgttttttaaaaaaaaaaaaaaaaaaggagagcaatgatgatgtcaaatcgaatgaacaatactgagctctaaaaaaaaaaaaaagtaataagaaTGCCTGGTATAGACCAGTGGGGTTGTGCATAGGACATATAATTGTAAGGACAATTTTAAGGTTGATGAccattttaacaaaaacaatctgTTTTACGATGGAAAAcatcagatttattatacaaaaatgttttggttttatagACTTACACTAAAAATAAAGCCAAGTAATCCATGCattaatatgaaagacagttGTATAAGAGAGttgcattctactacattgCGATGTCAACATTCATTTGATTAACTGTTCAGCCCTATCATGATGTCACTCAATAGGCCACACCACCAACCTATTTGCTCAAGTGTGTATATGTGACATTTGATTTACTTTTTAACAACAGGCGAGAGACTGGGGTAGGGTTAATAGCATTTCAAATCATTTAattgaggtgaaaatgttacgtttttacacaagtaattgaGGTCGCGGAATAAATTGACGGAATAAAGCATTTGGATTGCATACATGTGTTTTCTGCAGCAGCCAACCATCAGAAGAGACTCCTACAGGAACAACCTGGACCAGATGCTGAAAGAGATAGACACCCAAAAGAAGTAAGCGACACTTGAACGTTtagctcatgcttatttttcattGCTATATATTTTGTCGCCATGATTTGTGTCCCGACAGAGCAAAAGAGAACGAGGCGCAGCTTCGTACCTTGTGCGACGAGGAGCTGCTGGGAGTGGCGGAATACCACGAAGAGGAGAACCGCGACGAGGGCTGCAGCGAACGAGAGTACGACAAGCTGGACGCACActagctgctttttttttttttttttgggtcagtcAGCCGGGTTGCGTTCCTGCTCAGCCGCAATTGTAATGAAGATAGCAATATAACGCTAATATATGGGAAAAGCTATATACAGGCTAATGGTGAGACGACTGTGTAAAATCGGGTACTGAAACATAGTACAGTATTGAAACGTGATCATTTCATTTGAAGGTTATCAacgccattgttttttttttttttctccagggaATTCTTGCAGCGCTACTCACTGGAGCACAGCGTTATCAGGGATGTCCCTCCGGGAGAAGTGGTGTTCCACCTGGACAAGTTTGGCCAGATCTTCAATCAGGATTCTCTGCAGCTCAGACAATGCAATGTCAAACCGCAGAGCCCAAAGCAGAAAATACTTCTTTGGTAAGCTGCCTTTCATGTGCAAAATCTGTAAACACAGGGTAGCCGAAACTAGCGAGGTTAGCCGCTATTTTGCCATTATTGacgtcattttatttaattaattttttggcAGTAGCTCAACCCATTTTCGATTACATGGTTATCACACGTTTGACAAATTCCTCTGTTGCCGCTTTGGTCAGGTCAAGCCCAGCTCAGCTAAAACTGCACGTGAAAATCCGCTTGTTCCAGGAAGCTTACTACGGGTCTCAGTCGCCCTGCCCGACTCAAATCACAAATTTCCTGTTCAAGGTAGGGCCCCTCTCACACCGCCGACGATTTACTGTAGCACAAAAGCAGCAAGTCCTATTTTCCTTCTTGTCAGATGATGTCCGTACATTCAGAGAGGATTTTGTCTGAAAAGATCCTGCAGGCTCTCTGCGACATCGCCCGCTCGGCTGCCAGTAATATCGGTCAGTACTTTTCCTTTCCCCGCTGTTGGGGTTCCAAAAGTCGCAGATTTTTCAAAGTTGGAAACTTTCCTTTGGCATTAATAAGAATTTGTAGgagtttatattttgtatagatGTCTGCTGATGACAAAACGTTTTTGTTAAACtgtatatttattaggggtgttaaaattagtgcattcattttgcgttaatttaaagttcctttaacgccacaattttttgggggtacatTTAGTGCAGATAGGTGCgcttaatcatgagttaactactgaacagggatgtgatttttccgctaattcgcggaattccgctttttttaccccccccccccccaaaaaaaaattccgtttttttttttttttttttttagtagttcattgtgtatgcacatgactccgacagataacatcttctgctataacaaagacatttgtggtatgctctaatatgagttacttttcatttggtcatgatacaattatttgttcatgaaatttgaactcttcaacgttatttatgtgtaaacttagtaatcacattagttagatatgatgatattctcagtgatagtttttaaaagcaaaggcagtccaatgtttttgaatgtgactgattttgagttgactaaaactgccattttatatgggatagttcaatatacattgaaaatttatgctgttgttttgtctatttctttgtcatgtgagtgcataaaacacggaaaacccatgagctccggggggctccgccccccttgtccccccaccagggcactgccctggacctagctgggtgccagcggcccccagacccccggctaaattttcagataatttcactttggtcaaatcacatccctgtactgaagtcatgcgattaaatacaataaaaaatgtaattgcccgACGCCCCTCATATTTATACGTGGATTTGATACCTTTCCAAAATTGCCCAGTTTATATCTTTATAACACCCCTTTATAATATTAATACCCACAATCGCCGTTAGCTGTTGTCACGCCCTcacttgattttgttgttgcctttttcctcagtgaaaaaaaaaagcagtgctTTTACTGTGTGGGTGCCCGCTTTGGCGGACTTAACCTTGGTGCTGATGAACATGGGCGTCGCATTCGTGACACTCTTCCCATTTGAAAACTTGCAGCCGGCGTTTACCGAGGGAGATCTGCTGTAAGTTGTGCTCTCTTATCACAATTTGtgttttaattgtgtttatttatttatttttacctggCTCTCAAATATACAGACACTTTCACTTGGGGGTTTACTCGCTTTTGTTGTCAGCAGCAGTTATTTTAATAAGACAGTAAATTTACAGTGTTCTACAAGCTTGTTAgatactgtgtgtgtttttgatacAGGAAGAATGTCTATATTCAAAGTGAATGCCCCCCACGCACCAGGGAATGGAACGCGTTCCCGGAACACAACTGTAACAACATCATTAAGGTGATAACAGAAGGCAGACGTGACTTCCAAGCGCTTGTCCTTGAGCAGATTTTAGCCCGCAGCGcattctctccttttttctccCAGTACCTGTCGTACTGCATGGGGATGTGTCCAAAGGCATACAGCGATTATGAGCTGCTTTTGCTGTTGACCGTGACGGCTCGAGTGGCTCTGGACACTCACTTCATCCCGCTGGCCGGCGTGGCGGTGAACGAGCTGCTCAATAAGATAGTGAGCAACATCAGGGACTGGGACACAATGGTCAGTTGCAcaccaggaggaggaggagttttgtttctattttgtcAAAGTGCAATCTTTGCGTTTGTCATTTAGCTCCCCAGGCTGTGCCGCATCCTCACCGACCTGACAGATGACCACCACAACATGTGCCTTCTGGTTCAACTGCTGCCCGTCGACGCTCGCGGAAAGTAAGAAAGTTTGTCCGCCGTCGAGGTTTGATTCTGAAATCATGCCGTCCATTaatcataccccccccccccccccccagatgcCTGCGACAGCATCTTAGTCTCTCGATGATCTCAAAACTCTTAGACGGAACGAGTCGATATCAACCAAGTGGAAAGGAAatagaggttgttgtttttctcttctttaATTTCAGTGGAATGTTGTGCTGTGGTCAGTAATCCCATCTATCTGTCCTCCACGTAGCTCGCTACGCTCAAGCCGTACGTGCCTGCTATGCAACCGTCCTCCCTCCGTCGTTTCATACTGAACACCTCCGGCAGGAGTTCCACAGAGGAAGACGTGACCTTCCTGGATCAGCAGGTCAGCGTGCAGGCCTGTATTACGATGAAATAAAACCTCATTAAGtctcatttaaaggggaagtcaaccttaaacatttcttgacaataatatattatatgtaacctcactagtgtcaacataacattctgactaatatttttggaatatgagttacgaa contains:
- the slf2 gene encoding SMC5-SMC6 complex localization factor protein 2 isoform X2, translating into MKNGAENKRDIRTLKNMEYCSPRSKETPMKPSQITNCLVAPPRRMLPFRSPDLCQRYGLTSPCQLSYHLTPVRASESHRPDHANHLSGSQLSPMLQPRLPVTASTVAKTHERSPSISHDKSPHPKKDLSTHSRSAHIRREHKSMAASDSGKSGTVQRLHSTKERLSTPLSGKSIPAVSLERPLQKRRRESEDSDASVKKSCVRVEPPKPPPKSPPRTSPGVTEETETPNERSTCLHSLPKSKPVQSPCTPSKPSVTPKTFLGARQLQIYSTHGNIIQLGFLCNNNGDVFKKASERCDKSEKVKAEVPPNNIINAPHLSPPRQPQHISSESPVRTLKRKSRNVPCKSPSKSNRSLSTPPAKRNKLHHRRRTVPNDYDELFTPDVILSPVHNANKTKTGETEEETEKKTPGCSSAIKSSENSFSKGENSGSTCSIKFPISSKRLNISSPYVSLVRLDIKDIESFYSTGGKSQNWADFSSRGHRTHDGLKHDEENKARKCSSSRRSRSPPVKSREGQRPHTDEAESVDEDLDLSLGIAFDLESSQTSKSSEEEQLLSLKEIMNHFPTIPATPDKDAALSEPSTPGGPSQALKAQPTIRRDSYRNNLDQMLKEIDTQKKAKENEAQLRTLCDEELLGVAEYHEEENRDEGCSEREEFLQRYSLEHSVIRDVPPGEVVFHLDKFGQIFNQDSLQLRQCNVKPQSPKQKILLWSSPAQLKLHVKIRLFQEAYYGSQSPCPTQITNFLFKMMSVHSERILSEKILQALCDIARSAASNIVKKKSSAFTVWVPALADLTLVLMNMGVAFVTLFPFENLQPAFTEGDLLKNVYIQSECPPRTREWNAFPEHNCNNIIKYLSYCMGMCPKAYSDYELLLLLTVTARVALDTHFIPLAGVAVNELLNKIVSNIRDWDTMLPRLCRILTDLTDDHHNMCLLVQLLPVDARGKCLRQHLSLSMISKLLDGTSRYQPSGKEIELATLKPYVPAMQPSSLRRFILNTSGRSSTEEDVTFLDQQSYYLCHSLLTLTNVASDFQVFPTHQKEHLLTLSSDLRSHVICHIRESEKCLYRSKVKDLLARIYTKWQMIHQRMQPLHSKVCDYWKPSSAGTLTCGRKESDHSRGRRTGSEDAAEVKGEATSEQEEAPSAHRTNSNQPGW
- the slf2 gene encoding SMC5-SMC6 complex localization factor protein 2 isoform X1; the protein is MKNGAENKRDIRTLKNMEYCSPRSKETPMKPSQITNCLVAPPRRMLPFRSPDLCQRYGLTSPCQLSYHLTPVRASESHRPDHANHLSGSQLSPMLQPRLPVTASTVAKTHERSPSISHDKSPHPKKDLSTHSRSAHIRREHKSMAASDSGKSGTVQRLHSTKERLSTPLSGKSIPAVSLERPLQKRRRESEDSDASVKKSCVRVEPPKPPPKSPPRTSPGVTEETETPNERSTCLHSLPKSKPVQSPCTPSKPSVTPKTFLGARQLQIYSTHGNIIQLGFLCNNNGDVFKKASERCDKSEKVKAEVPPNNIINAPHLSPPRQPQHISSESPVRTLKRKSRNVPCKSPSKSNRSLSTPPAKRNKLHHRRRTVPNDYDELFTPDVILSPVHNANKTKTGETEEETEKKTPGCSSAIKSSENSFSKGENSGSTCSIKFPISSKRLNISSPYVSLVRLDIKDIESFYSTGGKSQNWADFSSRGHRTHDGLKHDEENKARKCSSSRRSRSPPVKSREGQRPHTDEAESVDEDLDLSLGIAFDLESSQTSKSSEEEQLLSLKEIMNHFPTIPATPDKDAALSEPSTPGGPSQALKAQPTIRRDSYRNNLDQMLKEIDTQKKAKENEAQLRTLCDEELLGVAEYHEEENRDEGCSEREEFLQRYSLEHSVIRDVPPGEVVFHLDKFGQIFNQDSLQLRQCNVKPQSPKQKILLWSSPAQLKLHVKIRLFQEAYYGSQSPCPTQITNFLFKMMSVHSERILSEKILQALCDIARSAASNIVKKKSSAFTVWVPALADLTLVLMNMGVAFVTLFPFENLQPAFTEGDLLKNVYIQSECPPRTREWNAFPEHNCNNIIKVITEGRRDFQALVLEQILARSAFSPFFSQYLSYCMGMCPKAYSDYELLLLLTVTARVALDTHFIPLAGVAVNELLNKIVSNIRDWDTMLPRLCRILTDLTDDHHNMCLLVQLLPVDARGKCLRQHLSLSMISKLLDGTSRYQPSGKEIELATLKPYVPAMQPSSLRRFILNTSGRSSTEEDVTFLDQQSYYLCHSLLTLTNVASDFQVFPTHQKEHLLTLSSDLRSHVICHIRESEKCLYRSKVKDLLARIYTKWQMIHQRMQPLHSKVCDYWKPSSAGTLTCGRKESDHSRGRRTGSEDAAEVKGEATSEQEEAPSAHRTNSNQPGW